In Lathyrus oleraceus cultivar Zhongwan6 chromosome 2, CAAS_Psat_ZW6_1.0, whole genome shotgun sequence, the DNA window TATACCATTTTGTTGATTAAGCGTGTAAacttaattgattttcatttCACCAGTTACTTAATTAAGCTGTGTTATGTTCTGACAAAAATGTTATACAACAAAAATGCTTTACATATCAATTAAACGCGATCAAACTTGGTAGTGAAGTTCTATAAGGTAGTGGTAGTAGTAGTTTATGATGCTATTGAATTAACTAATTAAAGTCTTTACAATCATAAACCTTTGAAGGATCAAAGGTAAACTGAACCATAGATCTAAGATCATCCCAATTCTCATTTGCGAATGCTTCATCGTCAACCACCACATTCGGATGTTCGTTCCATAAACTTGATTGAGACAAAGTTGTTGGAACTTGAGTTAGAAATGAGTGGTTAATCCTTTGGTCAACATGTCCGTTGAAGAACGGTTTTGTTTCATGATTCTGTTGAAAAAGTTGCGAGTCAGTGAAAGTCGAGTACGATTTGGTGTTGTCGGATTCGAAGCTGCATGTGTTGGAAGATGAAGAgttgttgttggtggtggtagTGAATGGTGGTGTTGTTTCCGAGTCTTTTTTCAAATTTGGTATGTATTTTTTGAATGATGGGATTCGTTTGAATATTCTGCATAATGTCCACACTTCCTGCAATAGAAACAAACATCATAAAGTACATCGTTAGAAACAAAGACACTTTTGTTGGTTTTTTCAACAAAAACCAACAAGCTAGCTAGGTCAAACAGAGTTGACTTTGTTGCATAAAGTGGAAAGAGAAATAAAAATGCAAGCAAAAAATCATGACTTACAGCTTCAAGAACATCATTGCCATGATGATTAACAACTGAACTATTCCCAGATTTTCCTTTAGCTGGTGGAAGACGAAACTCATGCATCATCCAATCAGTTTTGGTACCTTTTCCAGCACTTCCACGATAGTAAACCAATGATTTCTTCAATCCAATGCATTCATGTGATTCTTTAACACAATACACAGATTTATCAATCCCTGTAGCTTTCCAAAATCCAGATCCTGTCACCCTATTTGGCCTTATACTGTTCCTGTATTTTCTTCCTCGTCGACAGAAAAAATAACATTCTTTCTCCCCCATAGTACTAGGTTCTTCATGTTTCATCACAAACATGTTCATAAATTGAAATCAGAAACCATATAGTAATATCAAAATAATGCTATAGTTACTGTCGATCAAACAAAATATGATCTGAACATATGAATATAATCATATATACTAGTTTTAGTAACATAAATATAGAGGAAATGAAATCTTACTTGGTAGATCCCATGGATCATATTTGTAAATGTCGATTTCTTTGATGAGTTCGATTCGAAGAGGCTTCTTCTCGACTTTTCGCCGAAGATAAAATCCGACAAGCTCTTCGTCCGTTGGATGAAATCTAAATCCGGGAAGAACAACTTCATCTTCTTTCTTGTTCTCTAAGTTATCTAATTTAGTTGCATCCATTTTTTGTGAAAGTTAAGCACCCACCACAAACTTTTGAAACTTCTTATGACATGAAAATAACTTTCCTTCTTTTCAATATATAAGCATTTATTTATATGAGAAGAAAGAATGAGAGTTAGTATTAAGATTTTTCTCATCATTTAATTAAGATGGAAAATAAGTCAAATATTTCCATTATGAGATGTATGTATGTTAGAAAAATAGTTCAAAAGGTTTCAAGCTTATGACCTAATGGATGATATAAATATAGACTTTTTTTTGGGGGTCCCTACCCTATGAGGGCACCAAAAGACAAACGTTGAATATTAATGATGGAAGGTGAAATGGCAATGACAATAATCTTGAATGAGTGTTAGGTTTTTATAGAAATATCAAAAGAAAGTCTACTAGAGTGGGCATGACTTTGACTATTTCATGCATATATATGGATGGGATAGAATAGCCATACACATTTGGTTTATGCCATAATCAAAGTTATTACATAATCATTGTTGAAAAAAATTTATACTAAAAAATTGAGACCAAAAAGATATTAACATTATGCATGTAAATTGTTTACAAAATTGTATTATTTGAAAAATAAAGTAGTGATGCAAAAATGAAATTTCTCTATTTGTATAGTCATTAAAATTCTCCCCGATTCTCTAGTCATTAAATATAATGATAGATTTAGAAAGAAAGTTCATATTTGTCTTTATTAATTCTTATGgctatttttttaaaaatatttttgtaaatattagAAATAGTAAAAAGAAAAAGCAGACACATTTTCTATTGGAGTGTTTAAAAGTGTCAAATATAAGGTTTATCAAgataatatataataaaatataaatatacAATAATATCCTTAGTCTAATTATACTAAAATTTCATTGCATATTATTTAACATCTCCCTTCAAACTCACGATGCATGAAGCATTGAGAGTTTGTCAATCAAGAAACGAAAACGTTAGATGGAATGAGTTTTTGTGAACAAATCAACAATCAGTGAAGCGGAAGAAACAAACGACAAAGTCATGGTGCCATGCTGAAAGTGATGACGAGTGAGATGAAAATCAATCTCGATGTGTTTTGCACGTTCATGAAAAACTGAGTTATGAACAATTTGAATGACACTTTTGTTATCACAATACATAGAAGTCGGTCCAGAAAGAGAGACATTCATATTAGAGAGTAACCAACGCAACCAAATTATTTTAATAGTGGTGGAAGCCATTGTACGATACTCAGTTTCTGTAGAAGAGCGAAAGGCAATGTCCTACTTTTTACTCTTCCAAGAGATGAGAGAGTCTCCAAGAAAGATACAAAATCTTGTGGTAGACTTACGATCAGTGGGATCACCAGCACAATCAATATCAGAGTAAGCACATAATGCTAAGGAAGAGGTTGACGGGAACAAGAGACTTTAAAATTGTGTTCCTCGGAGATAACGGAGAATACAAAGAACAACTGCCCAATGTATTGTAGTAGGAGAAACAACAAATTGACTCACAACATGAACTGCATAACCAATATCATGTCTAATAATAGTTAGGTACACCAAACTTCCAATCAAAGTACGATACAAGGTGGGACCTGGTAGAATAACTCTATCAGAAGAAGCATATTTGACATTTAGCTCAAGAGAGCTATCTGCTGCTCGAGTATAAGATAAGTGAGCTTGCTCAAGAATGTTAACAATGTACTTAGATTGAGAAAGAAGATAATCTCTAGGAGAGTAGGCAACTTCAATCCCTAAAAAAATGAAGAATGTCTAAGTCCTTCATCTCAAACTGCTTAGATAACTGTAACTTCAACTTATTAATTCCATCATCAACGTCACCTATaataatcatatcatcaacatacaaggAGAGTATAATACGAACATGAGAAATATACATGACAAATAAAGCAGAGTTGTGATCACTAGGGCGAAATCTAAAAGATGTAATCACAGTAGAAATTTTCTCAAACCAAGCTCGCAGAGCTTGTTTCAAACTATATAGGATTTTCTTTAACTTACACATTTCCCATTGATTATGAGAAACACCTTGAAGAGGAATAATATAAACTTCTTCAAGAAGATCACCATTCAAAAATGCAATTTTGACACCCATTGAGAACTATGCCACTGGCGAATAGATGCAACAACAATAAGGGTGCGAATAGTGGTCATATTGGCCACATGAGCAAAAGTTTCTTCATAATTCATATCATATTGTTGAGAAAATCCCTTAGCAACAAGA includes these proteins:
- the LOC127117780 gene encoding transcription factor JUNGBRUNNEN 1: MDATKLDNLENKKEDEVVLPGFRFHPTDEELVGFYLRRKVEKKPLRIELIKEIDIYKYDPWDLPKPSTMGEKECYFFCRRGRKYRNSIRPNRVTGSGFWKATGIDKSVYCVKESHECIGLKKSLVYYRGSAGKGTKTDWMMHEFRLPPAKGKSGNSSVVNHHGNDVLEAEVWTLCRIFKRIPSFKKYIPNLKKDSETTPPFTTTTNNNSSSSNTCSFESDNTKSYSTFTDSQLFQQNHETKPFFNGHVDQRINHSFLTQVPTTLSQSSLWNEHPNVVVDDEAFANENWDDLRSMVQFTFDPSKVYDCKDFN